CTGCTCTGACGGCGGGTGCGCCGGGCCTGCCGGCCGAGACGCCCGGTCGGCGTCGGTCGACCGGGACAGGCCGCTCGACGGCGACCGCCGCGGGACCGCGCGGACACGCCGGGCGAGCGTGCGCGTCCGGCGGCGGAGTCCGCCGCCGGACGCGCACCAGCCACGAGCCACATCACACAAGGTGGCCGAAGACCACCAGATTCTCGGTGTAGTCCTTCACCGAGTGGTCGTAGTCCCCCGCGCAAGTGATGAGCCGGACCTCGGAGCGCGCGGTGTCGGCGTAGACGCGCTCGTCGGGGAAGTCGTCCTTCGGGAAGGTCTCGGCGTGGTCGACGACGAAGTCCGCCTTGCGCCCGTCGGACCGGTCGACGGAGAAGCGGTCGCCGCGCCGGAGTTCGTAGAGGCCGGCGAAGACGGCGGGCGCGGTGGCCGTGTCGACATGCCCGGCGATGATCGAGGTACCCCGCTCGCCGGGCGAGGCGCCCTTGGCGTACCAGCCGACGAGATTGGTGTCGGTCGCGGACGGAGGCTCGAGCTGCCCCGAGGCGCCGATGGCCAGGGGGGTGAAGGGGGCGTCCACGGAGATCTTCGGGATGAGCAACCGGATCGGTGTGGCACGGGGCAGTGGACGCGCGGCCCGGCGCGTGTCGGCGTCGGGAGAGATGGAGGCGGTCGCGGGTGCGGAGGCGGAGGTCGCCGGGACGGTTCCGGGCCCTTGGTGGTCGCCGAACACACTGGCGGCGATGATGACGATCGCCACGCCCCACAGGGTCAGTCGTCCGCCTTGGCCGGAATACTGCCCGTTCGCCGCAGGCTGAGCGGAGGGCGTGGAGGAGGGATCTGCTGCCATCGGACATCACCTCACTCGGGCACGGCAGCACGGGCTTCGGGGCTCGGGAGCGCGGGCCGCCAGCACGGTGTGCGCCGGCGGCGGCCGCATCCCTGGTGAGTACGTAGGACCGGTCAGGAAGCCGGGTCGGTGGCCTTCCTACGGCGCACCGCGTACAGGCCGGTGGCGCCTACCGCGACCATCGCCAGTCCACCCGCGGTGACCCCGGGCGAGGCGAGGGCGCCACCACCGGTGTGCATGCCGCCGCGCGGCTTGCCGTGGTCGTCACCGCCCCACTCCTCCTTGCCGCCCTTGTCCTTGTAGGAGTCGGAGGAGTCGTGCTTACCGCCGTCGTGGTCCGAGCTCCAGTCGTCGCCCCGC
This region of Streptomyces chromofuscus genomic DNA includes:
- a CDS encoding class F sortase, which translates into the protein MAADPSSTPSAQPAANGQYSGQGGRLTLWGVAIVIIAASVFGDHQGPGTVPATSASAPATASISPDADTRRAARPLPRATPIRLLIPKISVDAPFTPLAIGASGQLEPPSATDTNLVGWYAKGASPGERGTSIIAGHVDTATAPAVFAGLYELRRGDRFSVDRSDGRKADFVVDHAETFPKDDFPDERVYADTARSEVRLITCAGDYDHSVKDYTENLVVFGHLV